One genomic segment of candidate division KSB1 bacterium includes these proteins:
- a CDS encoding YlxR family protein, with protein MKHSKSSHAGHVPLRTCVGCRQVRERWRLLRIVRASDGSVAVDDQGTAPGRGAYVCRNAACVQLARKRRALDRSLRAHVQESVYDTLTKMVGSDDAAC; from the coding sequence ATGAAGCACTCCAAGAGCTCACACGCCGGACATGTCCCTTTGCGCACTTGCGTGGGTTGTCGCCAAGTGCGCGAAAGGTGGCGCCTGCTGCGCATCGTCAGAGCCAGCGACGGTTCGGTGGCCGTGGATGACCAGGGCACGGCACCTGGCCGTGGTGCATATGTGTGCCGGAATGCCGCGTGCGTGCAGCTTGCTCGCAAGCGGCGCGCTCTTGACCGATCGTTGCGCGCCCACGTGCAGGAGAGCGTCTACGACACGCTGACCAAAATGGTCGGGAGTGACGATGCTGCTTGCTGA
- the nhaC gene encoding Na+/H+ antiporter NhaC, which produces MAEKSRRIRLGLALVPVVFLVVALSFTIVVLKQSAHVPLICAAVVAAIIAVAHGYPWREIQQGMVLGITLALDAILILMVVGTLIGTWLLGGVVPTMIYYGLQLLSPSVFLVATLIICAIVSLGTGSSWSTAGTVGVALIGVGHGLGVPLPMVAGAIISGSYFGDKMSPLSDTTNLAPAVAGTDIFSHVRHMVYTTAPSYAIALVLYTVLGLRFRGGTLDTQNVSLILSTLRGAFLIHPLLLLPPCLVIVMVIRRVPPLPALLAGTAMGGICALAAQSASLSAVVGAAHRGYVSQTGVAVVDELLTRGGLVSMMETVALIICALSFGGIMEKTGMLATIAEALLRRVRTTGSLVATTLFSCIGMNAIASDQYLAIVIPGRMYKDAFDRMGLHPKNLSRCLEDSGTLSSPLIPWNSCGAFMHATLGVSPLVYLPFAFLNLSNPVVSMFYGYTGITMAKADEAPGTGEENR; this is translated from the coding sequence ATGGCGGAAAAGAGCAGACGGATCAGGTTGGGGTTAGCGTTGGTTCCAGTGGTGTTCCTGGTGGTGGCCCTGTCCTTTACCATAGTGGTGCTCAAACAGTCCGCGCACGTGCCGTTGATTTGCGCGGCGGTTGTGGCGGCCATCATCGCCGTGGCGCACGGCTACCCGTGGAGGGAAATCCAGCAGGGGATGGTGCTGGGCATCACCTTGGCCTTGGACGCCATCCTCATCCTCATGGTGGTGGGCACGCTCATCGGCACGTGGCTCCTCGGCGGGGTGGTGCCCACGATGATCTACTACGGCCTGCAGCTTCTTTCGCCATCCGTTTTTCTGGTCGCCACCTTGATTATCTGCGCCATCGTCTCGCTGGGCACCGGCTCCTCCTGGTCCACGGCAGGGACTGTGGGGGTGGCGCTGATCGGTGTGGGGCACGGCCTCGGAGTCCCCCTGCCCATGGTGGCTGGAGCCATTATCTCGGGTTCCTACTTTGGCGACAAAATGTCGCCGCTTTCGGACACCACGAATCTTGCGCCGGCCGTGGCAGGGACGGACATCTTTTCCCACGTGCGCCACATGGTCTACACCACCGCACCCAGCTATGCGATTGCCCTGGTCTTGTACACGGTGCTCGGCCTCCGCTTCCGGGGAGGCACCCTGGACACCCAAAATGTCAGCCTCATCCTGAGCACCCTGCGAGGTGCGTTTCTTATTCACCCTCTGCTGCTCTTGCCGCCTTGCTTGGTGATTGTGATGGTCATAAGACGTGTGCCGCCATTGCCGGCGCTGTTGGCTGGCACGGCCATGGGTGGAATTTGCGCGCTGGCGGCGCAGTCGGCGTCACTTTCTGCCGTGGTAGGCGCCGCCCACCGCGGCTATGTCTCCCAAACCGGTGTCGCCGTGGTCGATGAACTGCTCACCAGGGGCGGGCTGGTGAGCATGATGGAGACCGTGGCGCTCATCATCTGCGCTCTGTCGTTTGGCGGCATCATGGAAAAGACTGGCATGTTGGCCACCATTGCCGAGGCGCTCCTGCGCCGCGTGCGCACCACAGGCTCCTTGGTGGCGACCACGCTCTTCAGCTGCATCGGCATGAACGCCATCGCTTCCGACCAATACCTGGCCATCGTCATCCCGGGCAGGATGTACAAGGACGCCTTCGACCGCATGGGGCTCCACCCAAAGAACCTATCCCGCTGTTTGGAGGATTCCGGGACGCTTTCCTCGCCCTTGATCCCCTGGAATAGCTGCGGGGCCTTTATGCATGCCACCCTTGGGGTGAGTCCCCTGGTCTACCTCCCGTTTGCGTTTCTTAACCTCTCCAATCCGGTGGTGTCGATGTTCTACGGGTACACGGGCATCACCATGGCTAAGGCCGATGAAGCCCCTGGGACAGGTGAGGAGAATAGATAG
- a CDS encoding MgtC/SapB family protein, which yields MLSLPFELVAVLQMLLAVVLGATVGFERALHGRPAGLRTHALVCVGSTMIMLTARGLASVSPEGSLLARITVDPGRIAAGIITGIGFLGAGSIIKSGDFVRGLTTAACLWFVAALGITIGEGFYLLSVVATAIALFVLIVLDRFEHRFAHVVYRCLRVVVPMTERHEAERAFREILSREGLRIQDTQYVLKPKAGVAQVIFRLRGTTRSGGSGFLEKLSSVRGVTTLEWR from the coding sequence ATGCTATCTTTGCCGTTTGAACTGGTCGCCGTGTTGCAGATGCTTCTTGCCGTGGTGTTGGGGGCAACGGTGGGTTTCGAGCGGGCGCTGCACGGGCGTCCTGCCGGGCTGCGCACCCATGCCCTGGTGTGTGTGGGCTCGACGATGATCATGCTCACAGCTCGCGGCCTGGCCAGTGTGAGCCCGGAAGGGAGCCTGTTGGCGAGGATAACCGTCGACCCCGGTAGAATCGCCGCGGGCATCATCACTGGCATCGGCTTTCTTGGCGCCGGCTCCATCATCAAATCGGGTGACTTTGTGCGGGGGCTGACCACTGCCGCGTGTCTCTGGTTCGTGGCTGCGCTGGGCATCACTATTGGCGAGGGGTTCTACTTGCTCAGTGTGGTGGCCACGGCGATAGCGCTTTTCGTCCTCATCGTGCTGGACCGCTTCGAGCACCGTTTTGCGCACGTGGTTTATCGCTGCTTGCGGGTGGTGGTTCCCATGACCGAGCGGCATGAGGCTGAGCGGGCCTTTCGCGAGATTCTTTCACGGGAAGGGCTGCGCATCCAGGACACGCAGTATGTTCTCAAGCCAAAGGCAGGGGTGGCTCAGGTCATCTTTCGCCTGCGGGGCACCACCCGCTCCGGCGGGTCTGGTTTTTTGGAGAAGCTTTCCAGTGTGCGAGGAGTGACCACTTTAGAGTGGCGATGA
- a CDS encoding QueT transporter family protein, which produces MTSKQIATAGIIGALYAALTVVLSPISYGPLQVRVAEALTVLPFVTPWAIPGLYFGCMVANVFGGLGPVDIFGGSFISLVAACLTYLLRCTGKAWLAPLPPILCNAFGVSLYLHRIAGMPYWLTVLYIAAGEAIACCALGYPLLVLLQKRSQPTRGGTC; this is translated from the coding sequence GTGACAAGCAAACAGATTGCGACGGCTGGGATTATCGGCGCCCTGTACGCGGCGCTCACCGTGGTGCTGTCGCCCATCAGCTATGGTCCGCTGCAGGTGCGGGTGGCCGAGGCGCTCACCGTGCTCCCCTTTGTCACCCCTTGGGCAATTCCAGGCCTTTACTTCGGCTGCATGGTGGCAAATGTCTTTGGTGGCCTGGGCCCGGTGGACATCTTCGGCGGCAGCTTCATCTCTCTGGTTGCCGCCTGCCTCACTTACCTGCTACGCTGCACCGGCAAGGCGTGGCTGGCACCGCTGCCGCCTATCCTTTGCAATGCCTTTGGCGTAAGCCTCTATCTCCACCGCATCGCCGGCATGCCGTACTGGCTTACGGTCTTGTACATCGCCGCGGGGGAGGCTATTGCCTGTTGTGCTCTGGGGTATCCGCTGCTTGTGCTCCTGCAGAAGCGCTCCCAACCGACGCGCGGAGGCACTTGCTGA
- a CDS encoding endonuclease III: MMRRTQLARDQSRSATARTAQVVRLLEAAFGEPRWRGPADPLEVLIRTILSQNTNDRNRDRAYEALRARYPRWEMLLEAPAAEVAATIRPAGLSNQKSVRIKQILSWIRQTYAALDLRAICALPREQVEETFLKLNGIGIKTISVVLMFACGHDVFPVDTHVHRICARLGLVPEGASAEKTHYLMQPLVPKGKAYSLHMNLLRLGRTICRARKPACQLCPLRAVCPYPAEATT; encoded by the coding sequence ATGATGCGCCGGACACAACTTGCTCGTGATCAGTCAAGGAGCGCTACGGCCAGGACTGCGCAGGTCGTGCGCCTGCTGGAGGCAGCATTTGGCGAACCGCGCTGGCGCGGCCCAGCCGACCCTTTAGAGGTGCTCATCCGCACGATCTTGTCGCAGAATACCAACGACCGCAACCGCGACCGCGCCTACGAAGCCTTGCGAGCTCGCTATCCGCGCTGGGAAATGCTGCTCGAAGCGCCGGCCGCCGAGGTGGCCGCTACCATCCGTCCCGCCGGCCTGAGCAATCAGAAAAGTGTGCGTATCAAGCAGATCCTTTCGTGGATACGCCAGACGTACGCCGCCCTCGACTTGCGGGCAATCTGTGCGCTACCACGCGAACAAGTGGAGGAGACTTTTCTGAAGCTCAACGGCATTGGCATCAAGACCATCAGTGTCGTACTCATGTTTGCTTGTGGACACGACGTCTTTCCGGTGGACACGCACGTGCATCGCATCTGCGCGCGCTTGGGCCTGGTGCCAGAAGGCGCCAGCGCCGAAAAGACGCACTACCTCATGCAGCCGCTGGTGCCGAAGGGCAAGGCTTACTCGCTGCACATGAACCTCTTGCGCCTGGGCAGGACCATCTGTCGTGCCCGCAAGCCGGCCTGCCAGCTCTGTCCGTTGCGTGCGGTCTGCCCCTATCCCGCAGAGGCTACGACGTGA
- the uvrA gene encoding excinuclease ABC subunit UvrA produces the protein MAEKDSIIIRGAREHNLKNIDLEIPRNKLVVITGLSGSGKSSLAFDTIYAEGQRRYVESLSAYARQFLSLMEKPDVDYIEGLSPAISIEQRTAGKNPRSTVGTITEIYDYLRLLFARIGVPYCYQCGRRIQRQTVQQIVEAILALPLGQKIQVLAPIVRGRKGEYREVFEEARRDGYVRVRIDGKVYDLESKIKLDKNKKHNIEVVVDRLVIGPQIASRLTDSVETALGLGSGMVLVDVLGEQELLFSEHYACVECGISYEELAPRQFSFNSPYGACPTCNGLGERMVVDPALVIPDDALSLNQGAIAPWKDLRDGWYRALLLGVAHHLHFALDTPVRELTRQQRDALLYGLGEKEIHFKYRSSTGQRESSFTGKFEGVTPHLERRYRETESAAVREWIEGFMRAVQCPECGGARLKKESLAVRIGEHNIHAITTMSIKEALHFFDSLQLSAREMEIARQILKEIRERLTFLLNVGLDYLTLDRAAGTLSGGEAQRIRLATQIGSQLVGVLYILDEPSVGLHQRDNRRLISTLEQLRDLGNTVLVVEHDRETMEHADYILDLGPGAGEHGGRVVAAGPPEVIRASNGSITGDYLAGRRSIPVPSRRRPGNGNFLTIRGARGNNLKSIDVGIPLGMFVCITGVSGSGKSTLVNETLFRVLSRELYRSKEQPLPYDRIEGLEHIDKVIDIDQSPIGRTPRSNPATYTGVFSLIRDLFAQIPEAKIRGYRPGRFSFNVKGGRCEACQGDGIIKIEMHFLPDVYVTCEVCKGRRYNRETLEIRYKGRSIADVLDMTVTQALEFFANIPKIRRKLQTLHDVGLGYIRLGQQATTLSGGEAQRVKLAAELSKVSTGRTLYILDEPTTGLHFEDIKMLLNVLNRLVDMGNTVVVIEHHLDVIKGADFIIDLGPEGGDEGGYVVAAGTPEQVAKVESSYTGMFLRRELAA, from the coding sequence ATGGCTGAAAAGGACTCGATCATAATTCGCGGGGCGCGGGAGCACAACCTCAAGAACATCGACCTCGAGATCCCGCGCAACAAGCTGGTGGTCATTACCGGCCTGTCCGGTTCTGGCAAGTCGTCGCTGGCCTTCGACACCATCTATGCCGAGGGGCAGCGGCGGTATGTGGAGTCGCTCTCGGCATACGCCCGGCAGTTCCTCAGCCTCATGGAAAAGCCCGATGTGGACTATATCGAGGGGCTGTCGCCGGCCATTTCCATTGAGCAGCGTACCGCTGGCAAGAACCCACGCTCCACGGTGGGCACAATAACCGAGATCTATGACTACCTGCGCCTCCTTTTTGCGCGCATCGGCGTGCCGTACTGCTACCAGTGCGGGCGACGCATTCAGCGGCAGACCGTGCAGCAGATCGTCGAGGCTATCCTCGCCCTGCCACTCGGACAGAAGATTCAGGTCTTAGCACCGATCGTGCGCGGGCGCAAGGGCGAATACCGCGAGGTGTTCGAAGAGGCCCGCCGCGACGGCTACGTGCGGGTGCGGATCGATGGCAAGGTCTATGACCTGGAGAGCAAGATCAAGTTAGACAAGAACAAGAAGCACAACATCGAGGTGGTCGTGGACAGGCTGGTCATCGGCCCCCAGATCGCCTCCCGCCTCACTGACTCGGTGGAGACCGCCTTGGGTCTCGGCTCCGGAATGGTGCTGGTAGATGTGCTCGGCGAGCAGGAACTGCTTTTCAGCGAGCATTATGCCTGCGTGGAATGCGGCATTTCGTACGAAGAGCTGGCGCCGCGCCAGTTTTCCTTCAACAGTCCCTACGGCGCCTGTCCCACGTGCAATGGCTTGGGCGAGCGCATGGTCGTCGACCCGGCGCTGGTCATTCCCGACGACGCACTCAGCCTCAACCAGGGGGCCATCGCCCCTTGGAAGGACCTGCGCGACGGTTGGTATCGGGCTTTGCTCCTTGGCGTGGCCCACCATCTGCACTTCGCCCTAGACACACCGGTCAGGGAGTTGACTCGCCAGCAGCGCGACGCTCTCCTCTATGGCCTCGGGGAAAAGGAAATCCACTTCAAGTATCGCAGCTCCACCGGGCAGCGCGAAAGCTCCTTCACCGGCAAGTTCGAGGGCGTCACCCCGCATCTGGAGAGGCGCTACAGGGAGACCGAATCTGCAGCAGTGCGGGAGTGGATCGAGGGTTTCATGCGTGCGGTGCAGTGTCCGGAATGCGGCGGAGCGCGGCTCAAGAAGGAGAGCTTGGCGGTGCGCATCGGCGAGCACAACATCCATGCCATCACCACGATGTCCATCAAGGAGGCGCTGCACTTTTTCGATTCTCTGCAGCTCAGCGCCCGGGAAATGGAGATCGCCCGTCAGATTCTGAAGGAGATCCGCGAGCGGCTCACCTTCTTGCTCAACGTGGGGCTGGACTACCTGACCCTCGACAGGGCAGCGGGCACCCTGTCGGGGGGGGAGGCGCAGCGCATCCGTCTGGCCACGCAGATCGGCTCCCAGCTGGTGGGGGTGCTCTACATACTGGACGAGCCCTCGGTGGGGCTCCATCAGCGTGACAACCGCCGCTTGATTTCCACCTTAGAGCAACTCCGCGACCTGGGCAATACGGTGCTGGTGGTCGAGCACGACCGCGAGACCATGGAGCACGCCGACTATATCCTTGACCTTGGCCCGGGCGCTGGTGAGCACGGGGGGAGGGTAGTGGCAGCCGGGCCCCCCGAGGTCATTCGAGCAAGCAACGGTTCCATTACCGGTGACTATTTGGCCGGCAGGCGCTCCATTCCGGTCCCCAGCAGGCGCCGCCCAGGCAACGGCAATTTCCTGACGATCCGCGGCGCGCGGGGGAACAACCTCAAGAGCATCGACGTGGGCATCCCCCTGGGCATGTTCGTCTGCATCACCGGTGTATCCGGCTCGGGAAAGAGCACGCTGGTCAACGAAACCTTGTTTCGGGTGCTAAGCAGGGAGCTCTACCGCAGCAAGGAGCAGCCGCTCCCGTATGACCGCATCGAGGGGTTAGAGCACATTGACAAGGTCATCGATATCGACCAATCGCCCATAGGGCGCACGCCGCGCTCGAACCCTGCCACCTACACGGGTGTGTTCAGCCTGATCCGGGACCTGTTTGCGCAGATTCCGGAGGCGAAAATCCGCGGCTATCGCCCGGGCAGGTTCAGCTTCAACGTGAAGGGCGGGAGATGCGAAGCCTGCCAAGGAGACGGCATCATCAAAATCGAGATGCACTTCCTGCCCGATGTGTACGTGACTTGCGAGGTGTGCAAGGGGCGCCGCTACAATCGCGAGACGTTGGAGATAAGGTACAAGGGCCGCTCCATTGCTGATGTGCTGGACATGACCGTGACGCAGGCGCTTGAGTTTTTCGCCAACATCCCCAAGATAAGGCGCAAGTTGCAGACATTGCACGATGTCGGCCTGGGCTACATCCGCCTTGGCCAGCAGGCCACCACCCTCTCCGGAGGGGAGGCGCAGCGCGTGAAACTTGCTGCCGAGCTTTCCAAGGTGAGCACTGGCCGCACGCTCTACATCCTGGATGAGCCGACCACGGGCCTTCATTTTGAGGACATCAAGATGTTGCTCAACGTCCTGAACCGCCTGGTGGACATGGGGAACACCGTGGTCGTGATCGAGCACCATCTGGACGTCATCAAGGGAGCTGACTTCATTATCGACCTTGGTCCCGAGGGGGGAGATGAGGGCGGCTATGTGGTCGCTGCAGGTACTCCGGAACAGGTGGCCAAGGTGGAATCTTCCTACACCGGCATGTTCTTGCGTCGCGAGCTGGCAGCTTAG